A single window of Debaryomyces hansenii CBS767 chromosome F complete sequence DNA harbors:
- a CDS encoding DEHA2F21670p (highly similar to uniprot|P47122 Saccharomyces cerevisiae YJR072C NPA3 Cytoplasmic protein) translates to MAPSTVICIGMAGSGKTTFMQRLNSHLHAKKSPPYVINLDPAVLKVPFGANIDIRDSVKYKKVMEEYNLGPNGAIVTSLNLFATKIDQVIKLVEKRSDKVENVIIDTPGQIECFIWSASGAIITEAFASTFPTVIAYIVDTPRNSSPTTFMSNMLYACSILYKTKLPMIIVFNKSDVKNADFAKEWMQDFETFQRALSEDQELNGEDGTSSGYMSSLVNSMSLMLEEFYSQLDVVGVSSYTGEGFDEFLGAVDNKVDEYNEYYKAERERILKEKEEKENKRQSSSLNKLMKDLDIKDKNQEGKDSEVLSDYESEDDEYQGELPRDEDEVEREYTFPEDRNSEVNDKTDADLQSRYQAAFDATAKNASSKTAESIAEYIKR, encoded by the coding sequence ATGGCACCTTCTACTGTGATATGTATTGGTATGGCCGGTTCCGGTAAGACCACTTTTATGCAAAGGTTGAATTCACATCTTCACGCCAAAAAGTCGCCACCATATGTCATTAATTTGGATCCTGCTGTTCTTAAGGTTCCATTTGGGGCAAATATCGACATTAGGGATTCTGTTAAGTATAAGAAAGTAATGGAGGAATATAATTTAGGTCCTAATGGGGCGATTGTTACTTCGTTGAATTTGTTTGCTACCAAAATTGATCAAGTTATTAAGTTAGTGGAAAAGAGATCAGACAAGGTGGAAAATGTTATTATCGATACTCCAGGACAAATTGAATGTTTTATCTGGTCTGCTAGTGGTGCAATCATAACAGAGGCATTTGCATCCACGTTCCCAACTGTTATTGCCTATATTGTCGATACACCAAGAAATTCATCCCCTACTACATTTATGTCAAACATGTTATATGCATGTTCCATTTTGTACAAAACAAAATTGCCAATGATTATAGTCTTCAATAAGAGTGATGTAAAGAATGCTGATTTTGCTAAGGAATGGATGcaagattttgaaactTTCCAAAGAGCATTATCTGAGGATCAGGAATTGAATGGTGAAGATGGAACTTCTTCTGGCTATATGAGTTCCTTGGTAAATTCCATGTCCTTAATGTTAGAAGAGTTTTATTCTCAATTGGATGTTGTTGGTGTAAGTTCATACACAGGTGAAGGATTTGACGAGTTTTTAGGCGCCGTTGATAATAAAGTTGACgaatataatgaatattaCAAAGctgaaagagaaagaatattgaaagaaaaggaagaaaaggaGAATAAAAGACAATCAAGttcattgaataagttAATGAAAGATTTGGATATTAAGGATAAAAATCAAGAAGGTAAGGATTCTGAAGTTTTGTCTGATTATGAATCAGAAGACGATGAATACCAAGGGGAATTACCTAgagatgaagatgaagtcGAAAGGGAATACACATTCCCTGAAGATAGGAACTCTGAAGTCAACGACAAGACAGATGCTGACTTACAATCGCGTTATCAAGCTGCCTTTGATGCCACCGCTAAAAATGCTTCTTCTAAGACTGCCGAATCAATCGCTGAATATATTAAGCgttaa
- a CDS encoding DEHA2F21692p (similar to uniprot|P36039 Saccharomyces cerevisiae YKL207W Hypothetical ORF): MISPDLILDPQLKYWVLLPISFVMVLVGLLRSNITLLLTPSPKLTPYKTAREKQFLNRAVCFRKNNGILTPSDFETRQQYYIEKLNSSDFYAEKEDPDATPSNPFTDPSTNDAMMNMVKGNLMNYIPQTLIMGWVNYFFAGFVVMKLPFPLTDGFKSMLQSGVATPSLNVRYVSSISWYFVNLLGLKPVYSLLMEDSKIVDQMMQQQQQQQMPNIGGPGAPKVDKVFKAEAENIQILSHESIFDGIVDRVLNQSD, from the exons ATGATATCCCCAGATCTTATTTTAGATCCGCAATTGAAATACTGGGTTTTATTACCTATTTCATTTGTTATGGTCTTGGTAGGTTTATTAAGATCGAATATTACATTATTGCTTACACCATCACCGAAATTGACGCCATACAAAACAGCAAGGGAGAA ACAATTTTTGAACCGGGCTGTTTGTTTTAGAAAAAATAATGGTATTTTGACCCCTAGTGACTTTGAAACTAGACAACAGTactatattgaaaaattgaattcatccGACTTTTATGCTGAAAAAGAAGACCCGGATGCCACTCCATCTAACCCATTCACCGATCCTTCTACAAACGACGCCATGATGAACATGGTGAAAGggaatttaatgaattatattcCACAAACATTGATTATGGGATGGgtcaattatttcttcgCTGGTTTTGTTGTCATGAAACTTCCATTCCCTCTCACTGACGGGTTTAAAAGTATGCTACAGAGTGGGGTTGCGACACCTTCTCTAAATGTTCGTTATGTTTCGTCTATTTCCTGGTATTTTGTCAATTTGCTCGGATTGAAACCAGTTTACTCTTTGCTAATGGAAGATTCCAAAATAGTCGACCAAATGatgcaacaacaacagcaacagcaaatGCCAAACATAGGTGGGCCCGGCGCTCCAAAAGTAGATAAAGTTTTCAAGGCTGAAGcagaaaatattcaaattttatctCATGAATCCATATTTGATGGAATTGTCGATAGAGTCTTAAACCAATCCGATTAA
- a CDS encoding DEHA2F21736p (some similarities with uniprot|Q04935 Saccharomyces cerevisiae YDR231C COX20 Mitochondrial inner membrane protein) codes for MGWFGSSSSSKVSSVSQTVEEPHAQPQQFLEDLPPKFEDNGSVQKPPAYSDALKEFKLSDFSMSHFVSMPCFREAMITGFQAMGVLGTVTFLIHKNPNKSINWAVCGFFLGNVVGWEQCHSIRRKSFQAMEKAKEANQKKNEKKWEEKQQEDDEVMKKFNDIQGRNK; via the coding sequence ATGGGTTGGTTTGGAAGTAGCTCATCGTCGAAGGTATCTTCTGTCAGTCAAACTGTTGAAGAACCACATGCCCAACCTCAACAATTTCTAGAGGATTTACCAccaaaatttgaagataatggaAGTGTTCAGAAACCGCCGGCCTATTCAGATGCTCTCAAAGAGTTCAAGTTATCTGATTTCTCTATGTCGCATTTCGTCAGCATGCCATGTTTCAGAGAAGCTATGATAACCGGTTTTCAAGCGATGGGTGTATTAGGTACCGTGACCTTCTTGATCCATAAGAACCCAAATAAATCCATAAACTGGGCTGTCTGTGGTTTTTTTTTGGGTAATGTAGTTGGATGGGAACAATGCCATTCTATCAGAAGAAAGTCGTTCCAAGCTATGGAAAAAGCGAAAGAAGCTAATCAAAAAAAGAATGAGAAGAAATGGGAGGAAAAGCAACAGGAAGATGACGaagtaatgaaaaaatttaacGATATTCAAGGCCGTAACAAATGA